The following coding sequences are from one Gemmatimonadota bacterium window:
- a CDS encoding energy-coupling factor transporter ATPase: protein MNQPILTLSDLAFTYRDAAIPALDQINYHHRRGEFTVIVGETGAGKSTLCRCLNGLIPSFTKGRLDGSLQVAGHQASERPQVYELARIVGLVFQDFEAQLFSTNVELETAFALENFAVDRDQMKTRVKKALNRVGLSGFEQRDPSSLSGGEKQRLAIASVLAGSPSVLVMDEPTTDLDPIGKRGIFKLAQVLRNEIEGIVLVEHETEHVLSADRILLMHEGRIVQEGPPGEILADPRNVERHGVRPLQTTVLLSELGLETDALTIPDAAARIRSAGWRVKKSAQESLEGARWRDSSVEPPQEPAHETAGERPGAIQDETQREPSREPPVEPRQAVIHIENLVFRYGEALPAVDGVSLDIAAGEFVALVGQNGCGKTTLAKHLNGLHTPTEGKVRVLGKSTTDWTLPDLGRRVGYVFQNPDHQIFANTVRDEVAFGARNYGFSEEEVGEKVDKALAETGLPGRDLEDPFNLTRGERQQLAVASVLATDPGILVLDEPTTGLDYHGQVAILNLVRRLNESGRTVVMITHSMWVVAEYADRCIIMSGGRVVQDGDVRTCFSNPDLLESLYLEAPEAVRLGYEFGLVARSVKEIADCLERVEE, encoded by the coding sequence TTGAACCAGCCGATCCTCACGCTCAGCGACCTCGCGTTCACCTACCGGGACGCCGCGATACCCGCGCTCGACCAGATCAACTACCATCATCGCCGCGGCGAGTTTACCGTGATCGTCGGCGAGACCGGCGCGGGAAAATCCACCCTGTGCCGCTGCCTGAACGGGCTGATCCCCTCCTTTACAAAAGGCAGGCTCGACGGAAGCCTGCAGGTAGCCGGCCACCAGGCATCCGAACGACCCCAAGTCTACGAACTGGCACGGATCGTCGGCCTGGTCTTCCAGGATTTCGAGGCACAGTTGTTCTCCACCAACGTGGAACTCGAGACGGCTTTCGCGCTCGAGAACTTCGCCGTGGACCGCGATCAGATGAAAACCCGCGTCAAAAAGGCGCTGAACCGGGTCGGCCTGTCGGGTTTCGAACAGCGGGACCCCTCCAGTCTGTCGGGGGGCGAGAAGCAGCGGCTGGCCATCGCCTCGGTGCTTGCGGGCAGTCCCTCAGTGCTTGTCATGGACGAACCGACGACCGATCTGGATCCTATCGGAAAACGAGGCATATTCAAGCTCGCCCAGGTCCTGCGGAACGAGATTGAAGGCATCGTCCTGGTGGAGCACGAGACCGAACACGTCCTGAGCGCGGACCGGATCCTGTTGATGCACGAAGGGCGTATCGTCCAGGAGGGACCGCCCGGCGAGATACTGGCCGATCCAAGGAACGTGGAACGGCATGGCGTACGGCCGCTCCAGACCACGGTGCTGCTGTCCGAACTGGGCCTGGAGACCGATGCCCTGACCATACCGGACGCGGCGGCACGAATCCGTTCGGCCGGATGGCGCGTCAAAAAGTCTGCCCAGGAGAGCCTGGAAGGCGCGCGGTGGCGTGACTCGTCGGTTGAACCACCGCAGGAACCGGCGCACGAAACAGCCGGTGAACGACCGGGAGCGATACAGGATGAAACGCAGCGCGAACCGTCACGTGAACCACCGGTAGAACCGCGCCAGGCCGTCATACACATCGAAAACCTGGTCTTCAGATATGGCGAAGCCCTGCCGGCCGTGGACGGGGTCAGCCTGGACATCGCGGCCGGCGAATTCGTCGCGCTGGTCGGGCAGAACGGCTGCGGCAAGACGACGCTCGCCAAGCACCTCAACGGACTACACACCCCGACGGAGGGTAAGGTCCGGGTCCTGGGCAAATCCACCACCGACTGGACCCTGCCCGATCTGGGACGCCGCGTCGGATACGTGTTCCAGAATCCTGACCATCAGATCTTCGCCAATACCGTGCGGGACGAAGTCGCCTTCGGCGCGCGGAACTACGGGTTCTCGGAAGAAGAGGTCGGGGAGAAAGTAGACAAAGCCCTGGCAGAAACCGGCCTGCCCGGCCGGGACCTCGAGGACCCCTTCAACCTGACCCGGGGAGAAAGGCAGCAACTCGCCGTGGCATCGGTGCTGGCCACAGACCCCGGGATCCTCGTCCTGGACGAACCGACCACCGGGCTGGACTATCACGGCCAGGTCGCCATACTGAACCTGGTCCGGCGGCTTAACGAATCCGGCCGTACCGTGGTCATGATCACCCATTCCATGTGGGTCGTCGCCGAATACGCCGACCGGTGTATCATCATGTCGGGAGGGCGCGTCGTCCAGGATGGAGACGTGCGGACGTGTTTCAGCAATCCCGACTTGCTGGAATCGCTGTACCTTGAAGCGCCCGAGGCCGTGCGTCTCGGTTATGAATTCGGACTCGTGGCACGTTCCGTCAAAGAGATTGCCGACTGCCTGGAACGCGTGGAGGAATAG
- a CDS encoding energy-coupling factor transporter transmembrane component T gives MVLYIPSDSLLHRLHPSTKIVGLALLLILTVAFQSPWYQLVILAGVLLLARSAGAFRNLRRILPLMITVLVFSVVSWSLFRRVGDPFWSFGLFTLSTESIRFGFAMGFRLEAMLVSGMVFVSCTKVEEFAYGLRAIGLPFAVSFALSLAFRLVPLFFTRIGTVVQAQQARGLDLKSGNVLQRARKYVPLLVPIFVYAIRDTDLLSMALESKGFGMRGRRTEYLAFPFVWRDYAILGLLLVLNIAGWLMPVQ, from the coding sequence ATGGTGCTCTACATACCCTCTGATTCCCTGCTGCATCGGCTCCATCCCTCGACGAAGATCGTGGGACTGGCCCTGTTGCTGATCCTCACGGTGGCCTTTCAGTCGCCCTGGTACCAGCTGGTCATCCTGGCAGGTGTCCTGTTGCTGGCGCGTTCGGCCGGCGCGTTCAGAAACCTCCGCCGGATCCTGCCGCTCATGATCACCGTGCTCGTGTTCAGCGTCGTATCCTGGTCGCTGTTCAGACGCGTCGGCGATCCGTTCTGGTCCTTCGGACTGTTCACGCTCTCGACGGAGTCCATACGGTTCGGGTTCGCCATGGGATTCAGGCTCGAGGCCATGCTCGTTTCCGGCATGGTCTTCGTTTCCTGTACGAAAGTGGAGGAATTCGCCTACGGACTCCGGGCCATCGGGCTGCCCTTCGCCGTCAGTTTCGCGCTCTCCCTTGCCTTTCGGCTCGTTCCCCTGTTTTTTACGCGTATCGGTACGGTCGTCCAGGCCCAGCAGGCACGGGGCCTCGATCTCAAGAGCGGGAACGTTTTGCAGCGGGCCCGCAAGTACGTGCCGCTGCTGGTGCCCATATTCGTTTACGCGATCCGCGATACCGACCTGCTCTCCATGGCCCTCGAATCCAAGGGTTTCGGCATGCGGGGCAGGAGAACGGAGTACCTTGCTTTTCCCTTTGTCTGGCGTGACTATGCCATTCTGGGGTTGCTGTTGGTCCTGAATATCGCGGGCTGGCTGATGCCGGTCCAGTGA
- a CDS encoding Gfo/Idh/MocA family oxidoreductase, which produces MDRRYRAGVIGRTGRGNYGHGLDTVYLGMEDVDIIAVADDDPDGLREAGRRLGVRNLYTDYREMLRNEWFDIVSICPRWLDQHAAMTLAVAEAGACIFLEKPMARTLSEADAMIEACEKAGVMMGIAHQGRMHAAAWHARQLLADGAIGDILHVRMNGKEDHRGGGEDLMVLGTHLFDMLRFLLGRNPAWVQASVTMAGGRPATLEDAVEGPEELGLIAGDAIHAMYGFGHGVTATFETRRHQAPHPRRYGMWVYGSEGIMTVHESSQQIRIHESPVWHPDDDAAVRDVTAEALELEPPEQPSMSALQAAANAAIVRDVFEARRDGRRPVNSGYDGRWALEMIHGVFAAHLAESRIALPLENRDHPLLPNLI; this is translated from the coding sequence ATGGACCGACGATACAGGGCAGGTGTGATCGGACGCACCGGCCGGGGCAACTACGGCCACGGCCTGGACACGGTGTACCTCGGCATGGAGGACGTGGACATCATCGCCGTGGCCGACGACGATCCGGACGGCCTGCGGGAAGCGGGCCGGCGGCTGGGCGTGCGGAACCTGTATACGGACTACCGGGAAATGCTGCGCAACGAGTGGTTCGATATCGTCAGCATATGTCCCCGCTGGCTCGACCAGCACGCCGCCATGACCCTGGCCGTCGCGGAAGCGGGCGCGTGTATTTTCCTCGAAAAACCGATGGCCCGCACGCTGTCCGAGGCCGACGCCATGATCGAGGCCTGCGAGAAGGCCGGGGTGATGATGGGCATCGCCCACCAGGGCCGCATGCACGCGGCCGCGTGGCACGCCCGTCAACTGCTCGCCGACGGCGCCATCGGTGATATACTCCACGTCCGCATGAACGGCAAGGAGGACCATCGCGGGGGCGGCGAGGACCTCATGGTACTGGGCACCCACCTTTTCGACATGCTCCGGTTCCTCCTGGGCAGAAACCCCGCCTGGGTGCAGGCGTCGGTGACCATGGCCGGCGGCCGGCCGGCGACCCTGGAAGACGCCGTGGAGGGTCCGGAGGAACTGGGCCTCATCGCGGGCGACGCCATCCACGCGATGTACGGTTTCGGCCACGGCGTGACGGCCACTTTCGAAACGCGCCGCCACCAGGCTCCCCACCCCCGGCGGTACGGGATGTGGGTGTACGGTTCAGAGGGCATCATGACCGTCCACGAATCGTCCCAGCAGATCAGGATCCACGAGTCGCCGGTCTGGCATCCGGACGACGACGCGGCGGTTCGCGACGTTACCGCGGAAGCGCTGGAACTTGAGCCCCCCGAGCAGCCTTCAATGAGCGCGCTTCAGGCGGCGGCCAACGCCGCCATCGTCCGCGACGTGTTCGAGGCGAGACGGGACGGGCGCAGGCCGGTGAACAGCGGATACGACGGTCGCTGGGCACTGGAAATGATCCACGGCGTCTTTGCCGCCCACCTGGCGGAAAGCCGTATCGCCCTGCCGCTGGAAAATCGGGACCACCCGTTGTTGCCGAACCTGATCTAG
- a CDS encoding NAD(P)/FAD-dependent oxidoreductase, whose translation MSTRTVSSAASMSAASSAPDGSCRDKMGRIGLPEPVSSLAKRDWDAVVVGAGHNGLACAAYLARAGKRVLVLEARERVGGACTLEETWPGYRVSPCAYLAGLLHPQVIEELDFARYGYRWTPAEAGMFVPFEDGSSVQLWEDDDRCLEEIRRLSPRDVEGFQAMYTPMRRIREALRPPGEEDIWIGRAPTREQIEERLEGDQEAIGLLFEWSMVEYVERYLEDERLRMALTGQGVIGTNASPYEPGTASVHVFHSTGTMAGMPGMWGYVRGGMGMVSFMLCDIARDSGAVVAAGVPVARIMPGEGVELEGGERVRTKAVVSNADPRVTLRLLGDAADGTWKARVESVPQTGATVKINVALAELPDFTSRPGTDEDHHRGQVNIPLTAQQWHEYHAIAGEGRLPPRLWEELYFHTAHDPSVAPAGRHTMSIFAQFVPYAFAEGDWDSRREEVGRLALASLGRFCSNMPDAVLQMDVMGPPDIEKKVGLTGGHIFQGEILPAYMWEKRLEPRTPMPGVYLCGACTHPGGSVIAVNGRNAAMEVLGMYGDQ comes from the coding sequence ATGAGTACGCGCACCGTAAGTTCCGCTGCATCAATGTCCGCGGCGTCTTCGGCGCCGGATGGGTCCTGCCGCGACAAAATGGGCCGCATCGGCCTGCCCGAACCCGTGTCCTCGCTCGCGAAACGCGACTGGGACGCGGTCGTCGTGGGCGCCGGGCACAACGGCCTGGCCTGCGCGGCCTACCTCGCCCGCGCCGGGAAGCGGGTGCTGGTCCTTGAAGCCCGGGAACGCGTGGGCGGCGCCTGCACACTCGAAGAAACCTGGCCGGGTTACCGCGTATCGCCCTGCGCCTACCTCGCCGGCCTGCTCCATCCCCAGGTGATCGAGGAATTGGATTTCGCACGCTACGGCTACCGATGGACGCCGGCCGAAGCGGGCATGTTCGTACCCTTCGAGGACGGGTCGAGCGTACAGCTGTGGGAGGACGACGACCGCTGCCTGGAGGAGATCCGCCGCCTGTCGCCCCGGGACGTGGAGGGCTTCCAGGCCATGTACACGCCCATGCGGCGCATCCGGGAGGCCCTGCGCCCGCCGGGCGAGGAAGACATCTGGATCGGACGGGCGCCGACCCGGGAGCAGATCGAAGAACGTCTCGAGGGCGACCAGGAAGCGATCGGTCTGCTCTTTGAATGGTCCATGGTCGAATACGTCGAGCGGTATCTCGAAGACGAGCGACTGCGCATGGCCCTGACCGGCCAGGGCGTGATCGGGACGAATGCCAGCCCCTACGAACCCGGAACCGCCTCCGTGCACGTTTTCCACTCTACGGGAACGATGGCCGGCATGCCTGGCATGTGGGGGTACGTGCGAGGCGGCATGGGCATGGTGTCCTTCATGCTGTGCGACATCGCGCGAGACTCGGGCGCCGTGGTGGCCGCGGGCGTGCCCGTTGCCCGCATCATGCCCGGCGAGGGCGTCGAACTGGAGGGCGGCGAGCGCGTCCGCACGAAGGCCGTGGTATCGAACGCCGATCCCCGGGTCACGCTGCGCCTCCTCGGCGACGCGGCCGACGGGACATGGAAGGCCCGCGTAGAATCGGTGCCCCAGACCGGCGCGACCGTCAAGATCAACGTGGCCCTCGCCGAATTGCCGGATTTCACCAGCCGGCCGGGGACGGACGAAGACCACCACCGGGGGCAGGTCAACATCCCCCTTACCGCACAACAATGGCACGAATACCACGCCATCGCCGGAGAAGGCCGGTTGCCCCCGCGCCTCTGGGAGGAACTTTACTTCCATACCGCCCACGATCCGAGCGTGGCGCCGGCGGGCCGTCACACCATGAGCATCTTCGCCCAGTTCGTCCCCTACGCCTTCGCCGAGGGCGACTGGGATTCCCGGAGAGAGGAGGTGGGGAGGCTGGCCCTGGCATCACTCGGCCGCTTCTGCAGCAACATGCCCGATGCCGTCCTGCAAATGGACGTCATGGGACCGCCGGATATCGAAAAGAAGGTGGGGTTGACCGGCGGCCATATCTTCCAGGGCGAGATCCTGCCGGCCTACATGTGGGAGAAACGCCTCGAACCGAGGACACCCATGCCCGGGGTCTACCTGTGCGGGGCGTGCACCCATCCGGGCGGCAGCGTGATTGCCGTCAACGGGCGTAACGCGGCGATGGAAGTGCTGGGGATGTACGGGGATCAGTAG
- the proS gene encoding proline--tRNA ligase: MAKKLTAQSDDFSAWYNEVIAKAELADNAPTRGCMVIRPYGFALWENMVAVLDRMFKDTGHVNAYFPLLIPDSFFQKEAEHVEGFSPECAVVTHGGGKKLEESLMVRPTSETIIADMYARWIQSYRDLPLLINQWANVFRWELRPRAFLRTTEFLWQEGHTAHATAAEAEEETLRILDIYRTFAEDYMAIPVLFGPKTDAEKFPGALQTYAIEGMMKDGRALQMGTSHDLGQNFSRAFNIDFQTRDGSREHVYQTSWGMSTRTVGAIIMAHGDDRGLVLPPRLAPHQVVVIPIAKSDEEQAVVKEAVDRLVASLEGVRVKVDDREQFGLGWKFTEWETKGVPLRVELGPRDIASGQAVVVRRDTGEKEFVSLESLGNRVSELLETVQREMFQRALDFRETRSREIRDREAFVSAANGDSGFIHAYWCGDPACEAAIKDETRNTIRCVPMDWEADPGACAYCGRTSERKVVYAQAY, encoded by the coding sequence ATGGCAAAAAAACTGACCGCGCAGTCAGACGATTTCTCGGCCTGGTACAATGAAGTGATCGCAAAAGCGGAACTGGCCGACAACGCACCGACCCGTGGCTGCATGGTCATCCGGCCATACGGCTTCGCGCTCTGGGAGAACATGGTGGCGGTGCTGGACCGGATGTTCAAGGACACCGGTCACGTAAACGCCTATTTCCCCCTGTTGATTCCCGACAGCTTCTTCCAGAAAGAAGCGGAGCACGTGGAGGGGTTCTCGCCCGAATGCGCCGTGGTTACGCACGGCGGGGGAAAGAAACTCGAAGAAAGCCTCATGGTCCGCCCGACCTCCGAGACCATAATCGCGGACATGTACGCCCGGTGGATCCAGTCCTATCGCGACCTGCCGCTGCTGATCAACCAGTGGGCCAACGTCTTCCGGTGGGAACTGCGGCCGAGGGCCTTCCTGCGGACGACGGAATTCCTCTGGCAGGAAGGTCACACGGCCCACGCCACGGCGGCGGAGGCCGAGGAAGAGACCCTGCGCATCCTGGACATTTACCGCACCTTCGCCGAAGACTACATGGCGATTCCGGTATTGTTCGGTCCGAAAACCGACGCCGAGAAGTTCCCCGGCGCGCTGCAGACCTACGCCATCGAAGGCATGATGAAGGACGGCAGGGCCCTGCAGATGGGCACTTCGCACGACCTGGGGCAGAACTTCTCCCGGGCCTTCAACATCGATTTTCAGACGCGGGACGGGTCGCGCGAACACGTCTACCAGACGAGTTGGGGCATGAGCACCCGGACCGTCGGCGCCATCATCATGGCCCATGGCGACGACCGGGGACTGGTCTTGCCTCCCCGCCTGGCGCCTCACCAGGTCGTCGTCATTCCCATCGCGAAGTCCGACGAGGAACAGGCGGTCGTGAAAGAAGCCGTCGACAGGCTGGTTGCGTCGCTGGAAGGCGTGCGGGTGAAGGTGGACGACCGCGAGCAGTTCGGCCTGGGCTGGAAGTTCACCGAGTGGGAAACGAAGGGCGTGCCGCTGCGCGTGGAACTCGGTCCGCGGGACATCGCGTCCGGCCAGGCGGTGGTCGTGCGCCGGGATACGGGGGAGAAGGAGTTCGTTTCCCTCGAGTCCCTGGGCAATCGGGTTAGTGAACTGCTGGAGACCGTGCAGCGGGAAATGTTCCAGCGCGCCCTGGATTTCCGCGAAACCCGTTCCCGGGAGATCCGGGACCGGGAAGCCTTCGTATCGGCCGCGAACGGCGACAGCGGGTTCATCCACGCCTACTGGTGCGGCGATCCGGCGTGCGAAGCCGCGATAAAAGACGAAACCCGAAACACGATCCGGTGCGTCCCCATGGACTGGGAGGCCGATCCGGGCGCCTGCGCGTATTGCGGGCGGACGTCAGAACGAAAGGTCGTCTACGCCCAGGCCTACTGA
- the apaG gene encoding Co2+/Mg2+ efflux protein ApaG: MPTPLNSDTVTHGIRVQVYPGYLPDHSDPGQSQYVFAYRIVITNGSERWVKLINRHWVIINADGKRSEVRGPGVVGLQPELEPGENHEYQSLCPLDTEWGTMEGEYEMRDADGRNFEVEIGRFYLAISSDEKVESWQKN, from the coding sequence ATGCCGACACCACTGAATTCCGACACCGTCACCCATGGCATACGGGTCCAGGTATATCCGGGCTATCTGCCCGATCATTCCGATCCCGGCCAGAGCCAGTACGTGTTCGCGTACCGTATCGTAATCACCAATGGCAGCGAGCGGTGGGTGAAGCTGATCAACCGTCACTGGGTCATCATCAACGCCGACGGCAAGCGTAGCGAAGTCAGAGGACCGGGCGTCGTGGGATTGCAGCCCGAACTCGAGCCCGGGGAAAACCACGAATACCAGAGCCTTTGCCCCCTGGACACGGAGTGGGGCACCATGGAAGGCGAATATGAAATGCGGGACGCGGACGGCCGCAATTTCGAAGTCGAGATCGGCCGGTTCTATCTCGCGATATCTTCGGACGAAAAGGTGGAGTCATGGCAAAAAAACTGA
- a CDS encoding citrate synthase, which produces MVNPGLEGVVAAQTAICFIDGLQGRMLYRGHDIHDLAAHSSFEETACLLWHGDLPGSGQLTELGEQLIAGRTLPAAILDLLRAIPRRTPSMDVLRSVVSFLSAYDPDAANHTREANLRKAVRLTAQFASVTAAWHRISGGSDPIAPSPDLGHAANFLYMLNGTIPDADHAKAFDIALILHADHELNASTFAARVTAATLSDMHSAVTSAVGTLKGPLHGGANKDVMDMLNEIGESSQAADYVREKLAAGVKIPGFGHRVYKTEDPRATHLRRLSEELGRMAGDLKWYDMSRVIEQTMMDLKGIACNVDFYSGSVYASMGIPARLFTPVFACSRISGWTAHLLEQYADNRIIRPVGEYTGPTEAPYIPLESRPA; this is translated from the coding sequence ATGGTCAATCCAGGTCTTGAAGGCGTCGTAGCCGCGCAGACGGCCATCTGTTTCATCGATGGCCTGCAGGGCAGGATGCTCTACCGGGGCCACGACATTCACGACCTCGCCGCCCATTCCAGTTTCGAGGAAACCGCCTGCCTGCTGTGGCATGGCGACCTGCCCGGGTCGGGACAGCTGACTGAACTCGGTGAGCAGCTCATCGCCGGCAGGACATTGCCTGCAGCAATCCTGGACTTGCTGCGGGCGATCCCGCGCCGCACGCCGTCCATGGACGTGCTCCGCTCTGTCGTGTCGTTCCTGTCCGCCTACGACCCGGATGCGGCGAACCACACCCGCGAAGCGAACCTGCGCAAAGCCGTCCGGCTGACCGCCCAGTTTGCGTCCGTTACCGCCGCCTGGCACCGGATCTCCGGTGGCAGCGACCCCATCGCGCCGAGTCCGGACCTGGGCCACGCCGCAAATTTCCTGTACATGCTGAACGGAACGATCCCGGACGCCGACCACGCGAAGGCCTTCGACATCGCCCTGATCCTGCATGCCGACCACGAATTGAACGCATCGACCTTCGCCGCCCGGGTCACCGCGGCCACGCTGTCGGACATGCACTCGGCGGTCACGTCGGCCGTCGGCACGCTTAAGGGACCGCTGCACGGCGGCGCCAACAAGGACGTGATGGACATGCTCAACGAGATCGGGGAGAGCTCCCAGGCCGCGGACTATGTCAGGGAGAAGCTGGCCGCCGGGGTGAAGATTCCCGGATTCGGTCACCGCGTATACAAGACGGAGGACCCCCGTGCGACGCACCTGCGCCGCCTCTCGGAGGAACTGGGCAGGATGGCGGGCGACCTGAAGTGGTATGATATGTCCCGAGTGATCGAACAAACCATGATGGACCTGAAGGGAATCGCCTGCAACGTGGATTTCTACTCCGGCTCGGTCTACGCCAGCATGGGCATTCCGGCGAGGTTGTTCACACCGGTTTTCGCCTGCAGCCGGATCAGCGGGTGGACCGCCCATCTCCTCGAACAGTACGCCGACAACCGGATCATCCGCCCGGTGGGCGAGTATACCGGACCGACCGAAGCACCGTACATACCTTTGGAAAGCCGCCCCGCCTGA
- a CDS encoding N-acetylmuramoyl-L-alanine amidase encodes MKITRVTRFGLLWMLSMFMAGCSNVIYIESTNQNSRVDYVVIHATSVNYAESVRLLTTRTGRPVSAHYLIPDENDPTYGHRRLRLHQFVKESQRAWHAGVSYWAGDTGLNARSIGIEIVNEFSCVSDTSAVEDSGPDAFVCDFPPFSEAQIEMLIELLRGIQQRHPRIRPLNFVAHSDIAVPHRRRSDPGPLFPWRRLYDEGIGAWYEEETRLRYMAQFEVQLPTVERVQTALLRLGYLVEPTGELDHQTRFAVRAFQMHFRPSDYGGVPDVETAAILWSLIDKYRGGYLP; translated from the coding sequence ATGAAGATTACCCGTGTTACGCGGTTTGGTCTGTTGTGGATGCTTTCGATGTTTATGGCCGGTTGTTCGAACGTCATCTATATCGAGTCGACGAACCAGAACAGCCGGGTCGATTACGTGGTAATTCACGCCACCTCGGTGAACTACGCGGAGTCTGTAAGGTTGCTCACCACCCGGACCGGGCGTCCGGTCAGCGCACATTATCTGATTCCCGACGAAAACGACCCTACCTACGGACATCGCCGGTTGCGTTTGCATCAATTCGTGAAGGAAAGCCAAAGGGCATGGCACGCCGGTGTCAGCTACTGGGCCGGGGATACGGGGCTTAATGCCCGATCCATCGGGATCGAGATCGTAAACGAGTTTAGTTGCGTATCGGATACGTCAGCGGTCGAGGATAGCGGTCCGGACGCGTTCGTCTGTGATTTCCCGCCGTTCAGTGAAGCGCAGATCGAGATGTTGATCGAATTGCTTCGGGGCATTCAGCAACGGCACCCCCGCATAAGGCCGCTCAATTTCGTCGCTCACTCCGATATTGCGGTCCCACACCGGCGCCGGTCGGATCCGGGCCCCCTCTTTCCCTGGCGACGGCTGTACGACGAAGGCATTGGCGCCTGGTATGAAGAGGAAACCAGGTTGCGTTACATGGCGCAATTCGAGGTCCAGCTACCTACGGTCGAAAGAGTGCAGACCGCGCTGCTCAGGCTCGGATACCTTGTCGAACCAACCGGCGAACTGGACCACCAGACGCGCTTCGCCGTACGCGCGTTTCAAATGCACTTTCGCCCCTCGGACTATGGCGGAGTGCCCGACGTTGAGACCGCGGCCATTCTCTGGAGCCTGATCGATAAATACCGCGGCGGGTACCTGCCTTGA
- a CDS encoding cupin domain-containing protein, which yields MVIEDARYMIRSLNSNQTYWEQGVFPEWTALNCYRHFPDGGAGTGVEPHYHDNDELWLFTTGRGEVKLDGVRHEITPNTLVYTPMGCVHQFQMFTPYENNAIVTRLERAGRPLHLTVEEYGPPEPTVPGFVVPGGMNTGPIRHPVPRCPISEWRLQHFEEVNAQHDAVLNRNEHWMVLSGAVRLALDGRDVTLEPGDIALLRAGTARRLSAEDRSTRAVVAREHPTDAV from the coding sequence ATGGTCATTGAAGACGCCCGATACATGATCCGTTCGCTCAATTCGAACCAGACCTACTGGGAACAGGGTGTATTCCCGGAATGGACCGCCCTGAACTGTTACCGGCACTTTCCGGACGGCGGGGCCGGGACCGGCGTGGAGCCGCACTACCACGACAACGACGAGCTCTGGCTGTTCACGACAGGCCGTGGGGAGGTCAAGCTGGACGGCGTAAGGCACGAGATCACGCCCAATACCCTGGTCTATACGCCCATGGGTTGCGTGCACCAGTTCCAGATGTTCACACCCTACGAGAACAACGCCATCGTGACGCGCCTGGAGCGGGCGGGCAGGCCGCTGCACCTCACCGTGGAGGAGTATGGACCGCCCGAGCCCACCGTGCCCGGTTTCGTCGTTCCCGGTGGCATGAATACCGGCCCCATACGACATCCCGTCCCAAGGTGCCCCATTTCCGAATGGCGGCTGCAGCATTTTGAAGAAGTAAATGCTCAGCATGACGCCGTGCTGAACCGGAACGAGCACTGGATGGTACTGAGCGGGGCGGTGCGATTGGCGCTGGACGGTCGGGACGTTACGCTCGAACCGGGGGATATCGCGCTGCTCCGGGCAGGAACCGCACGCCGGTTGTCCGCGGAAGACCGCAGCACGCGGGCGGTGGTCGCGCGGGAGCATCCGACAGATGCGGTCTAG